Proteins found in one Arachis stenosperma cultivar V10309 chromosome 8, arast.V10309.gnm1.PFL2, whole genome shotgun sequence genomic segment:
- the LOC130945442 gene encoding uncharacterized protein LOC130945442, with product MDMEVLHSTPTETLGSHSLSFPILSPEEHGTADRDDAVSPEGNLRQAKEAHQSEDRIKGKCIINGAPLTILYDTGASHSFISLSATSRISLCMTKLPYALLVTTPAGKSVETQQVCQRVCILISDRSYLADLVCLPLVGLDIILGMDWLNKNRVLLDCFERKVIFPSQSIQDTRDLPRSSEDTRTRQGYALLNSVKADSHQEFCEIPVVQDFLDIFPEDIPSFPPTREVEFSIELMPGTGSISTAPYWMAPLELAELKNQLEELLQKRIHPTKCLSLGSSSIAREEKGRQHASLRGL from the exons ATGGATATGGAGGTGTTGCATAGCACTCCTACTGAGACGTTAGGTTCTCACTCCCTTTCTTTTCCCATACTGTCTCCAGAGGAACATGGCACAGCGGATAGAGACGACGCAGTGTCCCCCGAAG GAAACCTAAGGCAAGCCAAAGAAGCCCACCAGTCAGAAGATCGAATCAAGGGTAAGTGCATAATTAATGGAGCTCCTTTAACTATCCTATACGATACTGGTGCTTCTCATTCATTTATATCTCTATCTGCTACTAGTAGAATCAGTTTATGCATGACCAAACTACCATATGCCCTACTAGTGACCACCCCAGCCGGTAAGAGTGTCGAAACTCAGCAGGTTTGTCAGAGGGTCTGCATCCTCATTTCAGATAGATCATACCTTGCTGACCTAGTGTGCCTCCCTTTAGTAGGATTAGACATCATCCTAGGAATGGATTGGCTCAACAAAAACCGAGTCTTGTTAGATTGTTTTGAGAGAAAAGTCATCTTCCCTTCTCAATCCATACAAGACACACGTGATCTTCCAAGATCCTCCGAAGACACACGTACAAGGCAAGGATATGCCTTGCTAAATTCGGTAAAAGCAGATTCCCATCAGGAGTTCTGTGAGATACCAGTAGTACAAGACTTTTTAGATATCTTTCCCGAAGATATACCCTCGTTTCCCCCAACACGAGAGGTTGAGTTCTCCATAGAACTGATGCCTGGGACAGGGTCAATCTCCACAGCCCCTTACTGGATGGCTCCATTGGAACTCGCTGAACTGAAGAACCAACTAGAGGAGCTGCTGCAAAAAAGGATTCATCCGACCAAGTGCCTCTCCCTGGGGAGCTCCAGTATTGCTCGTGAAGAAAAGGGACGGCAGCATGCGTCTCTGCGTGGACTATAG